AAGGGAAGGGCGCAACAGCCCCGCTGACCTGGTCCTGACTTCCAATACCAGCAGCCTGATGGATCTGCTTAATAAGCAGCTGACCCAACCGGTAAGCAGTGAAATCCTGGAAGACAATATCCCATCACAATTTCGCGATAAGGCTGGCAACTGGTTCGGCCTGACCACCCGGGCGCGTTTGATCTACTCCTCCAAAGACCGCGTTAAGCCCGGTGAAATTACTCGCTACGAAGAGTTGGTAGACCCTAAGTGGAAGGGCCGAATCTGTACTCGTAGCGGCAAGCACCCCTATACCCTGTCCCTGATCGCCTCCATGATCGCCCATCACGGTGAAGCAGAAACCAAAGAGTGGCTGCAAGGTGTGAAAGCGAATCTGGCGCGTAAGCCCCAGGGTAATGACCGCGCTCAGGTTAAAGCTATTAGCGAAGGTGTCTGCGACCTTTCCCTGGGTAACAGCTACTACTTCGGTAAAATGATTACCAATAAGGAGCAGCCGGAGCAGGTGGATTGGGCCAAGTCTGTAAACCTGGTCTTCCCTAACCAGAAAGATCGCGGTACCCATATGTTTATTTCCGGTGCGGCGCTGACTAAGCATGCCCCCAACCGTGAAAATGCCGTTAAGCTGCTGGAATTCCTCAGCGGCGCCGATGCTCAATACTCTTACGCTGAGAAAAACTTTGAGTTCCCGGTACGCCCTGGCACTGCCCGCTCTGAGTTGATTAAGGAGTATATGGGTGAGTTTAAAGAAGACGATCTGAGTCTCACGGAGATCGGCTCCTACGTTCCAGCGGCTTCCCGCATGGTTGATGAAGTACGCTTTGACTTTTAGAATGGTTAACTGAATGGGAATTGCTGCCGAGTAAATTGACAGCACTATCTCAGCCTTATTCGAACGGCCCTGTCGAGAGACCAGGGCCGTTCTTTTATAATGAGCTTTTGATTCCTTAATCCATGCTAAACCGAGCAAACTTATCAGCTTCCCGCTGGCTGCTATTGGTAGCTACTATCTCCCTTCTGGTAGCTCTGCCAGTGCTATCCATTTTTTGGTTGGCATTTTTCCCTGAAGAAAATATCTGGCCGCACCTGGTGGACACGGTTTTGTTTCACTATGTGTCCTCCACATTGATTCTGGCTGGCGGTGTCGGTTTGGTAACACTGATAACAGGCGTGGGCAGTGCCTGGCTGGTGAGCATGTGCCAGTTCCCCGGGCGTCGTTTGTTTGAGTGGGGGCTGTTATTGCCGTTTGCTGTTCCCGCCTATGTGATTGCCTACGTTTACACGGACTTGCTGGAATATGCGGGCCCTGTGCAAAAGTCCCTACGCGCCTGGTTTGGTTGGCAGACAGCCAGGGATTACTGGTTCCCGGAGATCCGTAGCATGGGTGGGGCGATTGCCATGCTGTCACTGGTGCTCTTCCCTTATGTCTATATGCTCGCGCGAGCAGCCTTTATCGAGCAGTGCGGCAGTATACGTGCCGCGAGCCGGTCATTGGGCTGTACGCCCTGGCAGAGCTTCTTGCGCGTATCCCTGCCAATGGCACGCCCGGCAATTGCGGTGGGTTTATCACTGGTATTGATGGAAACCCTGAATGATTTCGGCACAGTGGACTTCTTTGCCGTACGCACCTTGAGTGTCGGAATTTACGATACCTGGTTGAGCCACGGCAATTTAGGAGGCGCGGCGCAAATTGCCTGTAGCACTCTGATTTTTGTTGTTCTGTTAATTACGCTGGAGCGAATGGGGCGGGCGAGACAGAAGCACTTTGTACAATCGCCAAATTCCCAGCGTGAACGCTATGATTTGCGCGGCTGGCGATCCGGTGTAGCCCTATTGTTCTGCGGGTTACTGTTGGTGGCCGGTTTTATTATTCCCCTGCTGGTTCTGGGAGGTTACGCACTCAGCAACTTCTCCAGTTATTGGAGCGAAGATTTTATACAGATCGCCAGCAATAGCTTGTTGCTGTCAATCGCAGCGGCACTGGTCTCTGTACTGCTGGGCCTGCTGTTGGCTTACGGTAAGCGACTGCAACCCAAAAGATCCGTACGGGTCTTGGTCGGCTTTTCCAAGCTGGGTTATGCAATGCCCGGGGCAGTACTGGCGATTGGTGTCCTGATTCCCCTGGCCGCTTTTGATAATGCGGTGGATGGTTTTTTACGTGAACACTTTGATATCTCCATAGGGCTGCTGTTAAGCGGCAGTATTTTCGCCATTATTTTTGCCTACACGGTGCGCTTCCTGGCAGTGTCCACAGGGGCCATAGAATCCAGCCTGGAGAAAGTAACCCCTTCAATGGATCGCGCTGCCCGCTCCCTGGGACGCAATAGCTGGCAAACCCTGTGGGCTGTACATCTACCTTTGGTGCGTACAGGTCTACTAACGGGTAGCTTGGTGGTCTTTGTGGATTGTATGAAAGAACTGCCGGCGACTTTGTTACTGCGCCCCTTTGGCTTTGACACCCTGGCGACTTATGTTTATCAGTTCGCTTCCGATGAGATGCTGGAGCGCTCGGCTCTAGGGGCTTTATTGATTGTCCTGGTGGGATTGATACCGGTGATTTTACTAAGCCGTTCCATTGGTTGGCGCAGGGGTGAGGAGCGCACAGCCGTGGCGGACTCAGAAGCGCCCGCCCTGTCCTGATAGCTTTTATCGGGCCTGGTCAAACACCAGAGCAGAGGAAAGGTACAGGGGAAGTTTATCACCGGGAGCGGCTTGAACATCTGCATTCAAAGCGGCCTCGACAGTTTCCCCTGCGGCTAGCTGAAAGCGATAGCTCACCTGGTTGCCGAGAAAATTCTTTTCCACAACCTGAGCCATCACAGCACTGGGATGTTCGCCTGCGGCAATATCCTCACTGCGCACAAACAGTTCGAGCTGATCTCCACTTTCGTATGCAGCTGTTGGCACCTTCACTTCCCCCAGAGGGGTGCTAATTAGGTCATTGCCCACAACAGTACCGGAAATGATATTCCCTTCACTAACAATCCTTGCAACTGCCAAGTTTCTAGGTGTTTGATAAGTGTCTTGAGGGCTGTCCCACTGCTGTAATTGGCCTTGGCTGAGTACTCCCAGCTTATCTCCGGCAATAAAAGCCTCATGGCGGTCGTGGGTAACAATAATTGCAGGGATCTTCTCTTCGCGCAGTATATGGCGGACTTCGGCGGCGAGACTGCGGCGCAACTCGGTATCCAGGTTGGAGAAGGGTTCATCCAGGAGTAACAGCTTGGGGCGCGGTGCCAGTGCCCGAGCCAGAGCGACACGCTGCTGCTGACCGCCAGAGAGCTGATGTGGGTACTGTTGCCCGAAGCCTTCCAGACGCACTAACTTTAGCAAAGACTGGGTGCGGGATTGCCGCTTGCTTTTCGGCATGGACTGGATACCGAAGGCAATATTCTGTTCAACGGTAAGGTGTGGGAAGAGGGCGTAGTCCTGAAATACCACCCCAATATTCCGTTGCTCCGCGGGAATCTGTTTCTCACGGGAGGAAATCACTTCCCCGGATAGCTGGATACTCCCCGCTGCGACCGGCTGAAAACCAGCGATGGCGTGCAACAGTGTTGTCTTGCCACAGCCGCTGGGGCCCAACAAACAGGCAATTTCCCCTGCCTGTAAAGCAAAGGAGACCGATTCGATAACTACCTGTTCACCGTAGCGGCACTGCAGGTTTTCTATAGAGAGTATAGGGAGCACGGGTTTTCCGGTAGTTTGGCCTGTAAACGATTAGGGCAGCTTTCGGGTTCATAGTTATCACTACACTAACCGGTAGCCAGTCCAGAGTGAAGTATACTTTTAGCTGTGCAGTAGTGTTGGATGTTTTTTAGGCGAGTGAATTATCTAAACACTCGCCATCAACCTCGTATACTAAGGTATCCATTCTCGTGGATATTGAAATCTCGCCTGTTCCAGATTCACAGTGCTCAGCTGAATAGTAACGATATTTGATTTTAAGATAAGCCGGCCCAACTCCGATTATACCATCAGCCCCCGCATTTGGTGCATGTATCGGACTATGAGTGATCTCGAGAGAAGATAACAATACATTTCTTACATTGAATTTTTCAGGGAGGGATATCTTCACGGGGCGTTCATCAATACTGAGGTCGATATAACTAACGGAATTATCATCTGGTGAGAGGGAAATTTGCAGTGAAAATTCTTTAAAGGGGCTAATTAAACTTCCGCTTACTCTTGCGTTTAGAATCTCGGCATATAGATCTTGAGCTGTATGCGCTATAGCAGGTGAAATAGCAAAAATTAATACAGATAAGTACTTTATCAAGTGAACTACCTAGCGCTTGCTGACAACGATATGTACTAGTGCGTTGCTTTATTGCCAAGCATTTTTGTCACTCTTGGAATTTCCTCCCAGCAATCGCCGAAAAAGCCCGGAGAAAATATCTGCAACGATATCCTCTTTGTTGATAATGTCTTTTTCTCTTAGGTTCTCGGCCTTTTTGTCTAGTTGTGTAGCCATAGAATAGTTATTGCGGACCCTAGCTTCCTCTGCTTGAGCTTCAAGTTCGTTAGCTTTCGCGTTTCTTTCATATATGTTTGGGGTTGAGGCACACCCGGAAATAAATAAAAAGGACAGTATAAAATATAAACTCTTGATGTTCGGTAAAATAAATTCGAGTTTCATAAAATTATAACTGGTCGGTGTTGGCCTGTATAGGATTACCAGCAATATACCATAGTAGCGAGCTAAATGCTGGGTTCCATATAATTGCAGCCCTCAAGATGAGAACACCAGAACTCTACGCTTTTGCTGTAAGACAATCTTATAGGGTTATTTAATTCTAGATGCCTGATCCAGGGTGCATATAGCTACTTGTTTAGCTTTATCCCAAGCTGGGAGTAGGTCAAGGCCTGAGTGAAGAACCCTAATATGTAAATGGTGTGTAACGTTAAGAATGAAATTACTATCTTTTTCATAGAATTGTACTGATCTTGTATTTAACACTTAAAGTGTGCTACACCATAACAAAATAGAGGCATTCCCACCACGACTGCGGTAAAGTCACAGTACATTTAGTGCGCGATCTATATGCAGGCATATCAGAAATGTCAGGCTACGCAGCGTACGTATAATTTTAGGTATTACGATGATTTATTGATGTCGCTCTTCAATACAAGCACTGCAAGATATATCAAAGAAAGCGGAGGGATAAATGAGGTTAGAAAACCTAAAATGGAACCAATGATAGGCGTGTCTGTCTTTCTCGCGCATAGATAAATTGAAAGAGTCGTTGCTAGGGGGACCCATACCATAAAGAATGTTCCCAAAACACTGATGTTTATATTCATTTTCTTCCTTAAAATCTCATAATCTTTATTTCCCTTAAGTATACATTAATTCTCAAAAGCATTCATGGCTCTTAGAGGGGGTGATTCCATTCACTCCAGTTTTTCTTCACTTTGCTAGCACTGAAATTTAAATCGATAACAAAGTAACACGTAACTTGCATTACACTAAGTATCAACATGTTGACGATTACTAAAAAATACAATTACATAAAGCAATGGCGCCTATGAGTATATAAAAAGATTGAGTAAGTAGTTTTTGGGCTTTAGCCCTTGATTGGTACATGGTTTGAGTTGCTTTTCGCATAGAACGCGATCGTTCCTGAATATACATCTATTATTATGTGGGCAATGATTGCAACCACAATACT
This DNA window, taken from Microbulbifer sp. MKSA007, encodes the following:
- a CDS encoding ABC transporter ATP-binding protein, which gives rise to MLPILSIENLQCRYGEQVVIESVSFALQAGEIACLLGPSGCGKTTLLHAIAGFQPVAAGSIQLSGEVISSREKQIPAEQRNIGVVFQDYALFPHLTVEQNIAFGIQSMPKSKRQSRTQSLLKLVRLEGFGQQYPHQLSGGQQQRVALARALAPRPKLLLLDEPFSNLDTELRRSLAAEVRHILREEKIPAIIVTHDRHEAFIAGDKLGVLSQGQLQQWDSPQDTYQTPRNLAVARIVSEGNIISGTVVGNDLISTPLGEVKVPTAAYESGDQLELFVRSEDIAAGEHPSAVMAQVVEKNFLGNQVSYRFQLAAGETVEAALNADVQAAPGDKLPLYLSSALVFDQAR
- a CDS encoding iron ABC transporter permease yields the protein MLNRANLSASRWLLLVATISLLVALPVLSIFWLAFFPEENIWPHLVDTVLFHYVSSTLILAGGVGLVTLITGVGSAWLVSMCQFPGRRLFEWGLLLPFAVPAYVIAYVYTDLLEYAGPVQKSLRAWFGWQTARDYWFPEIRSMGGAIAMLSLVLFPYVYMLARAAFIEQCGSIRAASRSLGCTPWQSFLRVSLPMARPAIAVGLSLVLMETLNDFGTVDFFAVRTLSVGIYDTWLSHGNLGGAAQIACSTLIFVVLLITLERMGRARQKHFVQSPNSQRERYDLRGWRSGVALLFCGLLLVAGFIIPLLVLGGYALSNFSSYWSEDFIQIASNSLLLSIAAALVSVLLGLLLAYGKRLQPKRSVRVLVGFSKLGYAMPGAVLAIGVLIPLAAFDNAVDGFLREHFDISIGLLLSGSIFAIIFAYTVRFLAVSTGAIESSLEKVTPSMDRAARSLGRNSWQTLWAVHLPLVRTGLLTGSLVVFVDCMKELPATLLLRPFGFDTLATYVYQFASDEMLERSALGALLIVLVGLIPVILLSRSIGWRRGEERTAVADSEAPALS
- a CDS encoding Fe(3+) ABC transporter substrate-binding protein; its protein translation is MSTRALFQKVLAVAGLLGAVGASAAEQVNIYSYRQPFLIEPILKEFTEKTGIEAKVVYASKGLNERLQREGRNSPADLVLTSNTSSLMDLLNKQLTQPVSSEILEDNIPSQFRDKAGNWFGLTTRARLIYSSKDRVKPGEITRYEELVDPKWKGRICTRSGKHPYTLSLIASMIAHHGEAETKEWLQGVKANLARKPQGNDRAQVKAISEGVCDLSLGNSYYFGKMITNKEQPEQVDWAKSVNLVFPNQKDRGTHMFISGAALTKHAPNRENAVKLLEFLSGADAQYSYAEKNFEFPVRPGTARSELIKEYMGEFKEDDLSLTEIGSYVPAASRMVDEVRFDF